From Puntigrus tetrazona isolate hp1 chromosome 8, ASM1883169v1, whole genome shotgun sequence, the proteins below share one genomic window:
- the pnck gene encoding calcium/calmodulin-dependent protein kinase type 1B isoform X2, whose product MPLLRDLRKKDDINAVYELKEKLGEGSFSEVRVAQHRCTQKLVAVKCIRKRALKGKESMLENEIAVLRRINHENIVSLEETFETPTKLYLVMTLLTGGELLDRILERGSYTEKDASRVIYQVLWAVKYLHQLGVVHRDLKPENLLYETPLEDSKIVISDFGLSKMEEQGALSTACGTPAYVAPELLQHKTYGKEVDLWAIGVITFILLCGYPPFYDDNDTQLYKLIIKAEYEFDSPYWDDISDSAKDFIVHLLQKDPAKRFNCDQALQHPWISGGAALDKNIHGSVSVQIQKNFAKSHWKRAFNATIIVRHLTKKTHFGEEDEGNQSSGTI is encoded by the exons ATGCCTCTACTGAGAGATCTTCGGAAGAAAGATGACATCAATGCTGTTTATGAGCTGAAAGAGAAACTGGgaga GGGCTCGTTCTCTGAGGTTCGAGTGGCTCAGCACAGATGTACTCAGAAGCTTGTGGCTGTCAAGTGCATCCGCAAGAGAGCGCTaaagggaaaagagtccatgctGGAGAATGAGATCGCGGTATTACGCAG GataaatcatgaaaatattGTGTCTTTGGAGGAAACATTTGAGACTCCTACCAAATTGTATTTGGTAATGACACT GCTGACTGGAGGGGAGCTGCTGGACAGGATTCTGGAGAGAGGCAGTTATACGGAGAAAGATGCCAGTCGTGTGATTTATCAGGTGCTGTGGGCGGTGAAGTATCTGCACCAGCTGGGCGTTGTGCATCGAGATCTAAAG CCAGAGAATTTACTGTATGAGACTCCATTAGAAGACTCCAAAATTGTCATCAGTGACTTTGGTCTGTCTAAAATGGAAGAGCAGGGCGCTCTTTCCACAGCCTGTGGGACACCTGCCTATGTTG ctCCTGAACTTCTACAGCATAAAACATACGGCAAAGAGGTGGATCTCTGGGCAATTGGGGTCATTACATTTATTCT GCTCTGTGGCTATCCGCCATTCTACGATGACAATGACACACAACTCTACAAACTGATCATAAAGGCTGAATATGAATTTGATTCGCCATACTGGGATGACATCTCTGACTCTG CGAAAGACTTCATAGTTCACTTACTGCAGAAGGATCCAGCGAAGAGGTTCAATTGTGACCAGGCCTTGCAGCATCCTTG GATATCAGGAGGTGCGGCTCTAGACAAGAACATCCACGGTTCAGTGTCGGTGCAGATTCAGAAAAACTTTGCCAAGAGTCACTGGAAG AGAGCCTTTAATGCCACCATCATTGTGCGCCATTTAACAAAGAAAACCCACTTCGGGGAAGAAGATGAAGGGAATCAATCCTCAG GAACCATCTGA
- the pnck gene encoding calcium/calmodulin-dependent protein kinase type 1B isoform X1 produces the protein MPLLRDLRKKDDINAVYELKEKLGEGSFSEVRVAQHRCTQKLVAVKCIRKRALKGKESMLENEIAVLRRINHENIVSLEETFETPTKLYLVMTLLTGGELLDRILERGSYTEKDASRVIYQVLWAVKYLHQLGVVHRDLKPENLLYETPLEDSKIVISDFGLSKMEEQGALSTACGTPAYVAPELLQHKTYGKEVDLWAIGVITFILLCGYPPFYDDNDTQLYKLIIKAEYEFDSPYWDDISDSAKDFIVHLLQKDPAKRFNCDQALQHPWISGGAALDKNIHGSVSVQIQKNFAKSHWKRAFNATIIVRHLTKKTHFGEEDEGNQSSGIGTI, from the exons ATGCCTCTACTGAGAGATCTTCGGAAGAAAGATGACATCAATGCTGTTTATGAGCTGAAAGAGAAACTGGgaga GGGCTCGTTCTCTGAGGTTCGAGTGGCTCAGCACAGATGTACTCAGAAGCTTGTGGCTGTCAAGTGCATCCGCAAGAGAGCGCTaaagggaaaagagtccatgctGGAGAATGAGATCGCGGTATTACGCAG GataaatcatgaaaatattGTGTCTTTGGAGGAAACATTTGAGACTCCTACCAAATTGTATTTGGTAATGACACT GCTGACTGGAGGGGAGCTGCTGGACAGGATTCTGGAGAGAGGCAGTTATACGGAGAAAGATGCCAGTCGTGTGATTTATCAGGTGCTGTGGGCGGTGAAGTATCTGCACCAGCTGGGCGTTGTGCATCGAGATCTAAAG CCAGAGAATTTACTGTATGAGACTCCATTAGAAGACTCCAAAATTGTCATCAGTGACTTTGGTCTGTCTAAAATGGAAGAGCAGGGCGCTCTTTCCACAGCCTGTGGGACACCTGCCTATGTTG ctCCTGAACTTCTACAGCATAAAACATACGGCAAAGAGGTGGATCTCTGGGCAATTGGGGTCATTACATTTATTCT GCTCTGTGGCTATCCGCCATTCTACGATGACAATGACACACAACTCTACAAACTGATCATAAAGGCTGAATATGAATTTGATTCGCCATACTGGGATGACATCTCTGACTCTG CGAAAGACTTCATAGTTCACTTACTGCAGAAGGATCCAGCGAAGAGGTTCAATTGTGACCAGGCCTTGCAGCATCCTTG GATATCAGGAGGTGCGGCTCTAGACAAGAACATCCACGGTTCAGTGTCGGTGCAGATTCAGAAAAACTTTGCCAAGAGTCACTGGAAG AGAGCCTTTAATGCCACCATCATTGTGCGCCATTTAACAAAGAAAACCCACTTCGGGGAAGAAGATGAAGGGAATCAATCCTCAGGTATAG GAACCATCTGA